Genomic DNA from Fusobacterium varium:
AGCTCTATTTTTATCTATTTCTATACTTCTAAGAAAAAAAGCTGGAACTATCCCAGATATTCTTATCTTCTTTTCCTTTCCCTCTTGAAGAATCTCTTCAACAATATCTCTTTTTAAAAGAATTATTACTATCTCTTCAAACTCTTCATCTTCTCTTAAAACTATCTCTTTCTCAATATATTCAACAGGATTATAATCATCTACTCTCTCTTCTAAAATCTCTTCAATCTCTAATTCTCTCTCTTTTTCATCTAATCCTTTCTCTAAACTTATCTTCTCTATCTTAAAATATCTATTTTCTAGAACAATTATTCCAGATTTTAATTCTCTTTTCATCTCTTCTAAAGTTATATACACTATTTTCTTTTCTGATTTGAATCTATCTTTAAACATATTTACTCACCATAACTTCCTCTATTTTTTCTAAATCAGGGGTTTCTAAATTTATATTTTGAAATTTATACTCCAATACTACTTTAGCTATAAATTTTAACTTTATCTCTCTATTCTCAATATTTTTTTCTAATTCTATTTTAAATTGATTTTTTACTCTACCATTTTTTAATATTGTTGTTAATTTGGTGTAGAAATTTCCATTTCCTGCTCTATATACCTCTTTTCCCTCATAAAGTATCTTTCTTATTTTATAGCCACCATTACTTATGAGAATTGTTCCAGTTTTATTTTCCCAAACTCTTTTTACCTCTTTATTTCTTGCAAAGTAATCTAAACTATTTTCAAATTTTCCCTCGTTTATTCCTAAATCTATCTTATAAAGCTCACTATAAACTATTGTTTCTATATTTTCTCTTTCAATATTTAATTTTTGTCCCTCTATATAACTTATAATTCTTTTTCCTTTAGAATATACTATTCTATATCCTATAAAAAGAGTTCCCATTATCAAAGTTATAATAAAAAATACACTTAACATCAGAAAACCTCTTTTTTTACAATTTTCTTCCTTTAAGTGCATACTCTTTCAACTCCTTTATATAATTTTTTTCTTTTTTTACTTTCATAACTATTTTTATTCCTTTTTTATCTTGCTTAAAATAACCACTTACATAATCAAAAAGAATAAATTCCTCATTTGTATAGATATTTTTAAATTGGTTGGTGCATTGTGAAACTAAAAAAGTATCCCCTACAAATCTATACATATAATATTTTGAATATATCTTTCCATTCTTTACACAAGGAATTTCTAAAAATAGCATATTTCCCTCTTCTTTCATATCACTAAAAAAATTCTCATCTAATGATGAAGGCTTAACTCCTACTAATTGATATATCCCCTTTCCATTTATCAGTTTTTCTTTTCCTCTATACTCCTCTTCTCCAAAACTACTACTCTCTATCTCCTTAGCTAACATCTCAACTAATCTGGAGCTATTTCTCTCTATTCTCTCTTGAAAGAGAAAGTTTCCCTCTAATTTTAAAGTCATTCTTAAAATTGAAAAAATCATAGAGAAAAAAAGTAAAATTAAAGCTAAAGAAATTGTTATCTCAATACTTGTCATTCCCCTATTTTTATTCATAATACTCCTCTATATCTGTTATTAATTTTGTTATTTCAAGTTTTTTATATAAAGTTTCATACTCTACTTTTAAACATAAAATATCTTTCTCCTCAACAATAGATCTATTATCCAGTCTCTCTATTTTTACAAAAATTTTCTCCCCTTTTTTCCCTAAAAATGGAACTTCAATATTTTCTAAAACTCCATTTCCATTTATAAAATAACTATCTTCTAGAAATTCATATCTATATTCTCCTACATAGTTATTAAGTTTTTTATATCCTTTGCTCCTAATAGTTTTCTCTACCAGTTCTATATTTTTCATCCCTTTTTCAATAGAATAATATTTTCTATCTATCTCTAATATTAATCTATTAAATTCCATAGCAGGTATTATTGCTATAAGAAAAATAGTTATAGAGACAACTATTTCAATATATGTAAATCCATCGTCTTTTTTCATAATCTTTTCCATAACACTATATAAAGAGCTAAAATTAAAAATGGTGAGAAAGGCATCTGCATTTCTCTATCTCTATTTTTTATCAAAATAAAAACTCCGTATACTCCACCTATTAAAAAAGATAAAAGATAAAAAAAATACAGGTCATAAAAATCTGTATATCCCAATAAATATCCTGTACTAATCATAAATTTTATATCACCAAAGCCAACAACCTCTTTTTTTAAAAGATCTGAAACATATCCATACAATATAATAAGAGGCAGGGGATATATCCCTGCTCCTATTACACTATTTTCAATATCATTTCCCTTGTAAACTATTACTCCTATTAAAAATAAAAAGTTTAATATATTAGGAATATATAATTTTTTTAAATCTATTTTCATTATTAATAGTGTTAAAATAAACAATAGTATTTCCATTATTATCTCTAATACTCCACCCATTTTTTCTTTCCTGTTGTATCATATGGTCCTACATCTCCTAGAGGCTTAAACCATATATATACCCCATCTCCTTTAACTTTTGAAGTTGTCTCTGGATTTGTAAATGTAAAAGTTACCTCTCCTCCATATTTTATCTCTGCTTTTTTAACCTCTTCTTCATTTTCTCCAGCCTTACTTCCTCCAATTTCAACTTTACCATCTTTTAATTCAGCTTCTGCTTTAGAATCTAAATAAGGTAATAGATTTTCCATAGCTTTTTTTATACTCTCTTCACTTTCTGCCTCTTCTAAAGCTGATTTTTCATTTTCTACATAATATAACTCTGAAGCAGTTCTTAAAGCTGTCAATGTAGCTACTGCTTTAGCATCCTTTCCCTTAGCTAATTGTTCTCTAACTTTAGGAACAACCAATGTAGATAAAACTCCTACCAATGCAACTGCAATAACCATTTCAATCAATGAAAATCCACCATTTTTCATCTTCATACTTCTTCCCTCCATATTTTATTAATATATTAAATTGGACATATTAAAGATAGGCAAATATATTGCTATAATTATTATGCTCAAAATTAATCCTAAAACTATTATTAAAATAGGCTCTACTAAAGTTAGTAATTTTTTTATGCTATTTTCTATTCTCTCCTCTTCTAATTTTG
This window encodes:
- a CDS encoding prepilin-type N-terminal cleavage/methylation domain-containing protein, which codes for MKKDDGFTYIEIVVSITIFLIAIIPAMEFNRLILEIDRKYYSIEKGMKNIELVEKTIRSKGYKKLNNYVGEYRYEFLEDSYFINGNGVLENIEVPFLGKKGEKIFVKIERLDNRSIVEEKDILCLKVEYETLYKKLEITKLITDIEEYYE
- a CDS encoding prepilin peptidase; translated protein: MMEILLFILTLLIMKIDLKKLYIPNILNFLFLIGVIVYKGNDIENSVIGAGIYPLPLIILYGYVSDLLKKEVVGFGDIKFMISTGYLLGYTDFYDLYFFYLLSFLIGGVYGVFILIKNRDREMQMPFSPFLILALYIVLWKRL
- a CDS encoding prepilin-type N-terminal cleavage/methylation domain-containing protein encodes the protein MKNGGFSLIEMVIAVALVGVLSTLVVPKVREQLAKGKDAKAVATLTALRTASELYYVENEKSALEEAESEESIKKAMENLLPYLDSKAEAELKDGKVEIGGSKAGENEEEVKKAEIKYGGEVTFTFTNPETTSKVKGDGVYIWFKPLGDVGPYDTTGKKKWVEY